One window of the Spirochaetia bacterium 38H-sp genome contains the following:
- a CDS encoding NAD(P)H-dependent glycerol-3-phosphate dehydrogenase, with product MKVNLSMPGFKGKVGVIGGGAWGTAIAQAVADNGYSVNLWIYEKEVAEDINNLGENTRYLPGVKLSRRISATTSVEEAVSKKDYILMVPPSVFIPSLTQQIAKTADVQKGKPVIAVFSKGFIPDKFGEPKLILDAMEEILPPFYKDNLVYVSGPSHAEEVGRGKLTGLISASKNPKNSIRIRNLLTTKRLLVFSSLDTTGVQVSAALKNVIAIAFGVLDALKDAGTSFVGDNTESLLLAAGLNEIQTLGIAMGATHPETFSSIAGVGDLDVTCRSIYGRNRRFGREIMTKNLLTPFRNIDDLISKIDRIGYLPEGVFASRQAYRIAKNSNLRVPIIKAVYRILNKEANPTHLMEEMLEGILRKTKPTGLLDNLKERFFND from the coding sequence ATGAAAGTTAATCTAAGTATGCCGGGATTTAAGGGAAAGGTAGGTGTGATAGGAGGTGGAGCATGGGGAACCGCCATTGCTCAGGCTGTAGCAGATAATGGTTACTCTGTTAACCTGTGGATATACGAGAAAGAAGTTGCGGAAGATATTAATAATCTGGGAGAAAATACAAGATATCTTCCCGGAGTAAAATTGTCAAGAAGAATAAGTGCAACTACTTCTGTAGAAGAAGCTGTATCAAAAAAGGACTATATTCTTATGGTTCCTCCGTCGGTTTTTATCCCTTCTCTTACTCAGCAGATTGCCAAAACAGCGGATGTACAGAAAGGAAAGCCTGTCATAGCTGTATTTTCCAAGGGGTTTATTCCAGATAAATTCGGCGAACCAAAGTTGATACTGGATGCTATGGAAGAGATTCTCCCCCCTTTCTATAAAGATAATCTGGTTTATGTATCCGGTCCATCACATGCAGAAGAGGTTGGGAGAGGGAAGCTTACAGGGCTTATAAGTGCATCCAAAAATCCAAAAAACAGCATACGAATAAGGAATCTACTTACAACCAAGAGGCTTCTAGTTTTCTCTTCTCTTGATACAACAGGTGTACAGGTCTCTGCAGCACTCAAGAATGTCATTGCAATAGCTTTTGGCGTGCTGGATGCATTGAAAGACGCTGGAACCAGCTTTGTGGGTGATAATACGGAGTCGCTTTTACTTGCCGCAGGGCTCAATGAGATACAAACATTGGGCATTGCAATGGGCGCAACCCATCCGGAAACTTTTTCTTCCATAGCTGGAGTAGGAGACTTGGACGTTACCTGTAGGAGCATTTATGGAAGAAATAGACGTTTTGGCAGAGAGATAATGACCAAGAACCTCTTGACTCCCTTTAGAAACATAGACGACCTTATTAGCAAGATAGACAGAATAGGATATCTGCCGGAAGGTGTTTTTGCATCAAGGCAAGCATACCGGATTGCAAAAAACAGCAATCTCAGGGTTCCCATAATAAAAGCTGTATACAGGATACTCAACAAAGAAGCCAATCCCACCCATCTTATGGAAGAAATGCTGGAAGGTATATTAAGAAAAACCAAGCCTACAGGTCTTTTGGATAATCTAAAAGAGCGCTTTTTTAATGATTAG
- a CDS encoding B12-binding domain-containing radical SAM protein, with protein sequence MRDANALFVFPPVYDFALYDLFLKPYGLLRIAEWFRSAGYDVRFLNYLDYADEVVTALMGQIKRRANGTGKFFKTQCDFPIAGYGIGRKFYRYGIPAERAEELLRDWYADSAPDVVVFQSGMTYWYPGLVEAHALVRRLFPNALTVTGGIYASLLPEHCRDFVGTDVVAVGRDVKEIVKAIADRGLPIPSGSVPYEPAMDFSVWKDAGVLRINTGCPFSCSYCASSAISSYSSGSGEMAFSLFSRYRELHGTRNFAFYDDALLVNKEKGILVFLDKVLSAYGSSAGEEISFFLPNAIHGRLLDYELASLLKRAGFKEIRIGFESADDDFHKEHDGKLYMEEFERAVDILIDAGFLPSQIRVYLLAGLPGQRKESVEKSLSFLENFPLNISVAEYSPVPRTFLWEESKRLSLFPLEEPLFHNNSLFPMQWEGFSLDDLAIIKKKVRLRNANLFSNH encoded by the coding sequence ATGAGAGATGCAAATGCTCTTTTTGTTTTCCCTCCTGTTTATGATTTTGCTCTTTATGACCTTTTTCTAAAACCTTATGGGCTTCTTAGGATTGCAGAGTGGTTTAGGTCTGCAGGCTATGATGTGCGTTTTCTAAATTATCTTGATTACGCAGATGAGGTTGTCACAGCGCTTATGGGGCAGATAAAAAGAAGGGCAAATGGTACTGGCAAGTTTTTTAAAACCCAGTGTGATTTTCCTATTGCGGGATATGGCATAGGGCGTAAATTTTACAGGTACGGGATTCCGGCCGAGAGGGCAGAGGAGCTTTTGAGGGACTGGTATGCGGATAGTGCGCCTGACGTGGTTGTGTTTCAGTCAGGGATGACCTACTGGTATCCGGGGCTTGTAGAGGCACATGCTCTTGTCAGGCGTCTTTTCCCAAATGCGCTCACTGTGACGGGAGGGATATATGCAAGTCTGCTTCCTGAGCATTGCAGAGACTTTGTGGGGACTGATGTTGTTGCGGTAGGCAGGGACGTAAAAGAGATTGTCAAGGCTATTGCTGACAGGGGCTTGCCTATCCCTTCCGGTTCTGTGCCTTATGAGCCAGCTATGGATTTCTCTGTATGGAAAGATGCTGGTGTACTGAGAATAAATACGGGATGTCCTTTTTCCTGTTCTTATTGTGCTTCTTCAGCTATTTCTTCTTATTCTTCTGGTTCGGGAGAGATGGCCTTTTCTCTTTTCTCCCGTTACAGAGAACTGCATGGCACAAGAAATTTTGCATTTTATGATGATGCGCTGCTTGTAAATAAGGAAAAAGGTATTCTTGTCTTTTTGGACAAGGTTCTATCTGCTTATGGCAGTTCTGCGGGAGAAGAGATATCGTTTTTTTTACCCAATGCAATTCACGGAAGGCTTCTTGATTATGAGCTGGCTTCTCTGCTTAAACGTGCGGGGTTTAAGGAAATAAGAATAGGTTTTGAGAGTGCTGATGATGATTTTCATAAAGAGCATGATGGCAAGCTTTATATGGAGGAGTTTGAACGGGCTGTGGATATTCTTATAGATGCTGGCTTTTTACCATCTCAGATAAGAGTATATCTGCTTGCCGGACTTCCGGGCCAGAGAAAAGAGAGCGTGGAAAAATCTTTGAGCTTCCTGGAAAATTTCCCTCTCAATATTTCTGTTGCGGAATATTCTCCTGTCCCCCGCACTTTTTTATGGGAAGAAAGCAAAAGGCTTTCTCTTTTTCCTCTGGAAGAGCCCCTTTTCCATAATAACAGCCTTTTCCCCATGCAATGGGAAGGCTTTTCTCTTGATGACCTTGCCATTATAAAGAAAAAGGTGAGGCTTAGAAATGCTAACCTATTTTCTAATCATTAA